Below is a window of Nitrospirota bacterium DNA.
TTATAAAGCCCATCTGCTGTTTTGGTTTCAGCTCAAGGGTATCATCCTTCAACGCGCTTATATCAAAATTTGCCTTTAAATTCCCGATGCTGTTTAAAAGCGCCATGGGGATCTGACCATAAGAGTCTTTGCCGAATTTGCCCTTAAGCGCCTGCTTCTCAGACCTTTTGTAAACCCAGATGTCAGCGCCGTTTATAAAGACCTCTTCATCCCGCGGACTGGTGTATAGCCATTTCATTTTCATCACCGGCTTCATGGATATGAAAAATCTTCCCTCATATCGTTCTGTTTTTTCAATGTCCTTTATATAACTTTTCTGCGAAAACTTCCCCCGGACATCATTTATTCCCTCATACTTTTTCTGCAGAGACTCAACAATCTCATCAACAGTTGCAGCATAAACGGCAGTGAACAGTAAACAGTGAACAGTCAATAAAACAGTGAACAGTAAACAGTGAACAGTAAACAGTCTTTTAACTGATAACTGATAACTGATAACTGATAACTGTTTTTTCATAGCCTCCTCTTCAGTATTTCCCTGGGTTTGCCTGCTTCTCCCGGCGGGCCTACGAGTCCGTCTTCCTCCATCATCTCCATAATCCTTGCCGCCCTATTATAGCCTATTTTCAGCCTCCGTTGTATGTATGATATTGATGCTTGTCCTGTAGAGAGAATCAGGTCTTTTGCCTGATGATAAAGCTCATCCCTGTCCTCGCCGGCCGCATCTTCGGTCTCTTTAAATGTAAAGGTCTCAAATGCCGTATAGTCAGGGCTTCCCTGCGCCTTTATAAAGTCAACTACCTCTTTTATTTCTTCCTCGCCTACATAAGCGCCGTGCACACGCATGATCCTGCTGCCTGCGCTCATAAACAGCATATCGCCCTTTCCCAGAAGCCTTTCTGCGCCATAGGTATCAAGGATTATCCGGG
It encodes the following:
- a CDS encoding outer membrane lipoprotein carrier protein LolA, which gives rise to MKKQLSVISYQLSVKRLFTVHCLLFTVLLTVHCLLFTAVYAATVDEIVESLQKKYEGINDVRGKFSQKSYIKDIEKTERYEGRFFISMKPVMKMKWLYTSPRDEEVFINGADIWVYKRSEKQALKGKFGKDSYGQIPMALLNSIGNLKANFDISALKDDTLELKPKQQMGFIKKIHLITDTKDFPVESFTMFDVYGNRIEIALKDAQINSGIGEQVFIFKAPSGVDVFEFNP